Within the Legionella pneumophila subsp. pneumophila str. Philadelphia 1 genome, the region TGAACAGGGTGCTGCGTCTATTAATTCTTTTTTTGAAAAAGAAAAATTGGCTGGTAAAGGCATCGTTTTGGATGTAACCAGCACTGAGCAAGTAGAAAATTTGATGTCTACCTTGTCTGATAATGATCAGTGTCCTTCTATTCTTGTTAATAATGCTGGCATTACCGCAGATAACCTGTTATTGCGTATGGATGATGATGAATGGTACAAAGTAATAGAAACAAATTTGAATTCTATTTACAGAATGACTAAAGCTTGCTTAAAACCTATGTTCAGAGCGCGTTGGGGAAGAATAATTTCTATAGGCTCTGTGGTAGGTGCCAGTGGCAATTCTGGACAGGTAAACTATACTGCAGCCAAGGCTGGAGTTATTGGTTTTTCCAAGTCTTTGGCACAGGAAATTGGTAGTAGAGGAATAACTGTAAACGTGGTAGCCCCCGGGTTTATCGACACAGATATGACTACTGCATTGCCTGATATGGTGAAAGAAGAAATGTTAAAAAGAATTCCCATGCGTAAGCTGGGCCAGCCAGAAGATGTTGCTGATGCTGTAGCTTTTCTAGCATCAGACAGCGCAAAATATATCACAGGTGAAACAATTCATGTCAATGGCGGTATGTATATGAGTTAAATGCACTTGCGTTATCTGTATAATTGAATAAACTAGCCGTCAGTATTTAATAATTTCTATCAACCGAAAGAGGAAAATTACGTTATGAGTACAGTTGAAGAGCGTGTTCGCAAAATTGTTGTTGAACAACTGGGTGTTAAAGAAGAAGAATTAAAGAATGATGCATCCTTTGTTGATGATTTGGGTGCTGATTCCCTGGATACAGTAGAATTGGTTATGGCTCTTGAAGAAGAATTTGAAACAGAAATTCCTGATGAAAAAGCTGAGAAAATTACTACAATTCAAGAAGCAATTGATTATATTGAATCTAACTTAAATAAAGAAGAAGCTTAATTTTTTTAAGGAGCTCTCATTGAATAGTCGGCGTGTGGTTATTACCGGCATGGGTATGCTTACTCCTGTCGGACTTAATGTAGAAGAAACTTGGCGAAGTATTTTAGCTGGGGTTAGTGGGGTAGGTTTGGTGGAAGATTTTGATACTACTGAATACCCAACTAAGATTTGGGCTAAGGTCAAGAATTTTAATGTTGAGAATCACATGCCAATTAAAGACGCCCGCAAAATGGACGTCTTTACACAATATGGTATGGCTGCTGCTGATGAAGCGATGCTTGACTCGGGTTTAAAAATTGATGAAGTCTTATCTCGTCGAATCGGTGTCGCAGTGGGCGCAGGTATTGGTGGTATTCAAACAATCACAAATAACCAGGATAAACTGGTTGCCGGTGGACCACGTAAGGTTTCGCCATTTTTTATTCCGGCAGGTATTATCAATATGGTTGCTGGACAGATTTCTATTAAACATAATTTAAAAGGACCTAATATTTCGGTTGTGACTGCATGTACTACCGGAACACATAATATCGGGCTAGCCGGGCGTATAATTGCTTATGGCGATGCCGATGTCATGATTTGTGGTGGAGCGGAAATGACCACAACGCCACTTTGTCTTGCTGGGTTTTCAGCAGTAAGATCTTTATCCAAACGGAATGATGAGCCTGAGAAAGCCTCAAGGCCTTGGGATAAAGACAGAGACGGTTTTGTTATGGGTGAGGGTGCTGGTGTTTTGGTTTTAGAAGAATATGAACACGCTAAAGCTCGTGGAGCCAAAATTTATGCTGAATTGGTTGGTTTTGGTATGTCAGGAGATGCTTATCATATTACCGCACCCGATGAAGATGCCGATGGAGCTTCACGAGCTATGGAGGCAGCCATCCAGGATGCTGGTATCGATCCCAGACAAGTTGATTATATTAATGCTCACGGTACGTCGACTTATTTAAACGATTTAAATGAAACAAAAGCCATTAAGCGTGTTTTCCAGAACCATGCTTATGATCTGGCGGTTAGCTCAACCAAATCCATGACAGGCCATTTGCTCGGAGCTGCAGGTGCAGTAGAGGCAATTATAAGTATTTTAGCCATAAGAGATCAGGTGGCTCCACCTACAATAAATTTGGATAATCCTGATGAAGGTTGTGATTTGAATTATGTAGCACATGTACCACAAAGCAGAACAATTAATTATGTTCTAAGTAATTCACTTGGTTTTGGTGGGACAAACGGTAGCTTACTGTTCAAGCGAATCTAAATGCAATTCTCTAGACATAAAAAACTGGTTATTCTTGTTTTATCCTTGTTTTTTATGTCTTTCTTGTTTTTATTTTGGAATATATATCGCTTATTGTATACACCAATAATTCCGAAAACTGCTTCTCCAATGATTCTTGCCTTGGATAAGGCGACGTCCGCTTATCAATTTGCTTATATTTTGCAAGATAAAAAATTAATACATTCTGCCAAATTTTTTCTATTGATTATTCGTTTTGAAGGATTATCGCATCAGTTAAAGGCAGGCGTGTATCAAATTACTCCTGGCGAAACTGCAATGAAATTACTACATCGAGTAGTTGCTGGTGATGTAATTACGCAAAATTTTACGATCATCGAAGGATCTACACAGCAGAAAGTAGATTATGACCTAAGACAGGCTAATTATTTGAAATACAATCCAGAAGATTGGGCAATAGTAAAAGAAAATTACCCAAGTGCAGAGGGGTTACTTCTAGCAGACACTTATCAATACCAAGGTGGGAGTAGTAGTAGGGCATTATTAGAGCAAGCCCATCGTAATTTATTAAATTATCTTAATACCAGTTGGGCAAACAGATCACCAAATTTGCCTTATAAAACTCCTTATGAGCTATTGATTGCCGCGTCAATTATTGAAAAAGAAACTGCAATTGCACAAGAGAAAAAATTGATTTCTGGTGTGATGGTAAACAGGTTAAAGAAAAAAATGCCATTACAAATGGATCCTACGGTTATCTATGGACTGGGAAATCAATATAAAGGAAAATTAACACATAATGATTTGCTAATTCAATCACCATATAATTCTTATTTGAATAGAGGGTTGCCTCCCACCCCAATAGCTATGGTTGGCAAAGAGGCCATAGATGCCGCTGCACATCCGCAATTGTCCAATTATTTATACTTTGTTGCCAAAGGAGATGGTACTCATCAATTCTCCGAAACTTATGAGCAACAAAGACAAGCAATTAACCAATACAGACGCAAGGATTATTAATGTCATCGTTAACCGGGAAATTGATAGTTATTGAAGGTTTGGAGGGAGCAGGAAAATCTACAGCTGTCAATTTAGTTGTTGAACTGTTATCCCAAAAAAAAATCAGTACTATAACCACGAGAGAACCCGGAGGAACAAAAATAGGTGAAATTTTAAGAAGTATTATTAAAAATCCAGAGTACAATAATGTTCTGGATGACAGAAGCGAATTACTTCTCCTGTATGCCGCAAGAATACAACTGATTGAGCAAGTGATCAAACCCGCTTTAAATGTGGGGCAGTGGGTCATAGCTGATCGATTTGAGCTTTCCACTTTAGCTTATCAGGGAGGGGGCCGCAAAATGGATATGCGGGTTATTAATGAGCTATCGAATTTCTGTTTAAAAGGATTCAAACCTGATCTTACTTTATATTTAGACATTAATCCCGAGCTTGGCATGATAAGAGCCAAATCAAGGGGAAAATTTGACAGAATTGAGCAGGAATCTATTGAGTTTTTTCATAGAATACATGATACATATCATATTCTTGTTAAACAAAACCCGGAAATTATAATGATTGATGCTAACAGGTCTTTGGAAGAGGTTCAATCTTCCATTCAATCAGTAATCGAGGAGTTTATAGAGCATAACCTATGATTACTTATCAAGAACAATGGCAGAAAATGCAAATGGCCTTGGCGATAAGACGAATTCCTCAAGCCATGCTATTTTCGGGTTCTTTGCATTGTGGTCTTATAGAATTTACAAATCAAGTGATCAAATTACTCTTGTGTAAAATAAAACAGAATGAGCCTTGTTTGACTTGCATGGATTGCCAAATGATAGAGCGTTTTGAGCATCCGGATGTGGAATGGATTAAGCCTGAAAGAAGCGGTGGTATTATTAAAATTGATCAAATTAGGGGATTGCAGAGTACGGCGTTTCTAACACCACAGAGGACTAATCATAAACTTATAATTATCGAATCAGCTGAATCAATGAATATTGCTGCATCAAATGCCTTATTGAAAATTCTGGAAGAGCCAGCGCAACATACTATCTTTATTTTGTTAGCGCAACAAATTGGCAATATACCCCCCACCGTATTGAGCCGATGCCAAATAACGCAATTTGCTGTTTTTGATGAGTTGCCTTGCAACAATTTATTGGCTTTAGGAGAGTACTATACTCAGGAATTGAATAGCACAATGGTCTTCAAGCATTCAGAATCTATTTTAGAAGGCTTGATTGCAATTATTGAGCGAAGAGAGCATCCATGCACTTTGGCTGCACAATGGATTCAACATGAATTAAGTGCTTTTTTGTGGTTTTTATATTTGATCTATTCTCAACTACAGTATATGCATTTGTTTCGAGTGGCTTATTCTGGTACGTTAACAAAACAATTGAATAAGCTATCCTCATTACTCAATCCGGTTATGATTTTTGCCCAAGTAGATAAAATCAATACTTTGTTAAGAAAATTAAGCCATAATATGAATATAAATCATACATTGGTCTTGGAAGATTTATTATTTTCTTTGGTTGTTGATTATTAATTGAGTTTAAAGGAATTAAACCATTGAGTGTAAACCGAGTTTTTTATTAAGCAACTGAAGTGAGCAATATGATTAGTTAAAACAGGACTATTCAAGGAGGATGTCTATTGATTGAACGGAGGAGTTATGACCGAAAAACCACAGATTATAAACTGCTCATTTCCCAATGAAGCATCTTTGTACATGGCTTACATGCCTTTTGTGAAAGGTGGCGGTCTTTTTATAAGAACTCAACACGTTTATTCTCTAGGGCAGTCGCTTGAATTATCTGTTAAATTGCTCAATGAAAATGAACCATATTTGGTCACTGGTAAAATAGTCTGGATTACTCCTAAAGGTGCACAAGGTAATAAGCCGCCGGGAGTTGGTATTCAATTTACCGGTGAAAACAGTCGTTATCTATGTAACAAGATAGAAACTTATTTGGCAGGAATGCTAAAATCATGTCAGGTTACAGATACTATATAGAGTTTTCATTTATTCATGAACAATATATTCATTGATATTATTTTGGGGTATAAAGGTGCTGGTCGACTCTCATTGTCATTTAAATTTTATCGATTTGACTCATTTTAATCATGATCTTGCTCAGGTAATCAATCAGGCTCGCGAGAATGGGGTGGAGTATTTCTTGTCTGTTTGTGTTGAGTTGAGCGATTATCCTCAATTAGAGCGTTTAGCTAAGGATTATCCTGATATTAGCATTTCTGTTGGAGTGCATCCGAATAGTGAAATGAATTATCCTGTTACGGCACAGATGTTATGTGAATTGGCTCAAAATCCTGCCTGTATTGCCATAGGAGAAACAGGGCTTGATTATTATCGTAATCCCACTGAGGAAGCTCAATCTTTGCAACGAGATCGCTTCAGGGAACATATCAAGGCGGCACTTATAACTTCCAAGCCGTTAATTATTCATACCAGGCAAGCTGCTGAAGATACTTTGTTGATGATGGCTAAGGAGGGGGCTAGTCAGATAGGCGGAGTCATGCACTGTTTTGCTGAAGACTTTGATATTGCGCAAAGAGCAATTGATTTAAATTTTTATATATCATTTTCCGGGATAGTTACTTTTAAAAATGCTGTTTCATTGCAAGATGTAGCCAGACAGATACCTTTAGAGAGGATATTGATAGAGACAGATTCACCTTATTTGGCTCCGGTTCCACACAGAGGAAAGCAAAATCATCCCGCTTTGGTGAAACACGTTGCAGAAACTATCGCACAACTCAGAGGGATGGATTTCC harbors:
- the fabF gene encoding beta-ketoacyl-ACP synthase II, with the protein product MNSRRVVITGMGMLTPVGLNVEETWRSILAGVSGVGLVEDFDTTEYPTKIWAKVKNFNVENHMPIKDARKMDVFTQYGMAAADEAMLDSGLKIDEVLSRRIGVAVGAGIGGIQTITNNQDKLVAGGPRKVSPFFIPAGIINMVAGQISIKHNLKGPNISVVTACTTGTHNIGLAGRIIAYGDADVMICGGAEMTTTPLCLAGFSAVRSLSKRNDEPEKASRPWDKDRDGFVMGEGAGVLVLEEYEHAKARGAKIYAELVGFGMSGDAYHITAPDEDADGASRAMEAAIQDAGIDPRQVDYINAHGTSTYLNDLNETKAIKRVFQNHAYDLAVSSTKSMTGHLLGAAGAVEAIISILAIRDQVAPPTINLDNPDEGCDLNYVAHVPQSRTINYVLSNSLGFGGTNGSLLFKRI
- the acpP gene encoding acyl carrier protein, with amino-acid sequence MSTVEERVRKIVVEQLGVKEEELKNDASFVDDLGADSLDTVELVMALEEEFETEIPDEKAEKITTIQEAIDYIESNLNKEEA
- the mltG gene encoding endolytic transglycosylase MltG, translated to MQFSRHKKLVILVLSLFFMSFLFLFWNIYRLLYTPIIPKTASPMILALDKATSAYQFAYILQDKKLIHSAKFFLLIIRFEGLSHQLKAGVYQITPGETAMKLLHRVVAGDVITQNFTIIEGSTQQKVDYDLRQANYLKYNPEDWAIVKENYPSAEGLLLADTYQYQGGSSSRALLEQAHRNLLNYLNTSWANRSPNLPYKTPYELLIAASIIEKETAIAQEKKLISGVMVNRLKKKMPLQMDPTVIYGLGNQYKGKLTHNDLLIQSPYNSYLNRGLPPTPIAMVGKEAIDAAAHPQLSNYLYFVAKGDGTHQFSETYEQQRQAINQYRRKDY
- a CDS encoding TatD family hydrolase; this translates as MLVDSHCHLNFIDLTHFNHDLAQVINQARENGVEYFLSVCVELSDYPQLERLAKDYPDISISVGVHPNSEMNYPVTAQMLCELAQNPACIAIGETGLDYYRNPTEEAQSLQRDRFREHIKAALITSKPLIIHTRQAAEDTLLMMAKEGASQIGGVMHCFAEDFDIAQRAIDLNFYISFSGIVTFKNAVSLQDVARQIPLERILIETDSPYLAPVPHRGKQNHPALVKHVAETIAQLRGMDFQEIAEITTNNFYNCFNIKRQG
- the tmk gene encoding dTMP kinase; protein product: MSSLTGKLIVIEGLEGAGKSTAVNLVVELLSQKKISTITTREPGGTKIGEILRSIIKNPEYNNVLDDRSELLLLYAARIQLIEQVIKPALNVGQWVIADRFELSTLAYQGGGRKMDMRVINELSNFCLKGFKPDLTLYLDINPELGMIRAKSRGKFDRIEQESIEFFHRIHDTYHILVKQNPEIIMIDANRSLEEVQSSIQSVIEEFIEHNL
- a CDS encoding PilZ domain-containing protein; amino-acid sequence: MTEKPQIINCSFPNEASLYMAYMPFVKGGGLFIRTQHVYSLGQSLELSVKLLNENEPYLVTGKIVWITPKGAQGNKPPGVGIQFTGENSRYLCNKIETYLAGMLKSCQVTDTI
- a CDS encoding DNA polymerase III subunit delta', producing MITYQEQWQKMQMALAIRRIPQAMLFSGSLHCGLIEFTNQVIKLLLCKIKQNEPCLTCMDCQMIERFEHPDVEWIKPERSGGIIKIDQIRGLQSTAFLTPQRTNHKLIIIESAESMNIAASNALLKILEEPAQHTIFILLAQQIGNIPPTVLSRCQITQFAVFDELPCNNLLALGEYYTQELNSTMVFKHSESILEGLIAIIERREHPCTLAAQWIQHELSAFLWFLYLIYSQLQYMHLFRVAYSGTLTKQLNKLSSLLNPVMIFAQVDKINTLLRKLSHNMNINHTLVLEDLLFSLVVDY
- the fabG gene encoding 3-oxoacyl-ACP reductase FabG, with amino-acid sequence MINLEGKIALVTGASRGIGRAVAEKLARNGAFVFGTATTEQGAASINSFFEKEKLAGKGIVLDVTSTEQVENLMSTLSDNDQCPSILVNNAGITADNLLLRMDDDEWYKVIETNLNSIYRMTKACLKPMFRARWGRIISIGSVVGASGNSGQVNYTAAKAGVIGFSKSLAQEIGSRGITVNVVAPGFIDTDMTTALPDMVKEEMLKRIPMRKLGQPEDVADAVAFLASDSAKYITGETIHVNGGMYMS